A genomic window from Phoenix dactylifera cultivar Barhee BC4 chromosome 7, palm_55x_up_171113_PBpolish2nd_filt_p, whole genome shotgun sequence includes:
- the LOC103717161 gene encoding cyclin-B1-2-like isoform X2 has protein sequence MASKSIEHDVAANHDILRLGLNGIKGDIVGYHPLESLRESTSRFWEEKKRTGLALTYGSAFNLRKDLDAQILSRSIFMHGTVSPLDVGNLYTYEKVDMFQTTTIFKLYRLGILFWCHHSFLFILVLMTFRCN, from the exons atggCGTCCAAATCGATCGAACACGATGTGGCAGCGAACCATGACATCCTCCGTCTCGGATTGAACGGGATTAAAGGTGACATCGTTGGATATCACCCGCTCGAATCGCTTCGTGAATCC ACAAGTAGGTTTTGGGAGGAGAAGAAGCGGACTGGATTAGCTCTAACCTATGGATCGGCTTTTAATTTGAGGAAGGATCTTGATGCTCAGATCCTTTCGAG GAGCATCTTTATGCATGGAACTGTAAGTCCTCTGGATGTTGGTAATCTTTACACATATGAGAAAGTTGATATGTTTCAAACGACAACCATATTTAAGCTTTATCGGCTTGGCATACTTTTTTGGTGTCATCATTCATTTCTTTTCATCTTGGTGCTAATGACATTTAGATGCAATTGA
- the LOC120111363 gene encoding adenylate kinase, chloroplastic-like isoform X2 → MVSLGISFSCVAAARTTPSLASSPSCSNNKPFASLHTTRSLETSRVPFRLEISYDRRFSAELRWKPSAAARSGSVVATTKPEPLKIMISGAPASGKGTQCELIEKKYGLVHIAAGDLLRAEIGAGTENGKRAKEYMEKGMLVPSEIVVMMVKERLLQPDAQEKGWLLDGYPRSLSQATALEDLRIRPDLFILLDISEDILIERVVGRRLDPVTGKIYHLKYSPPENEEIAARLTQRFDDTEEKVKLRLKTHHLNVEDVLSTYKDVIFKSFAG, encoded by the exons aTGGTTTCTTTGGGCATCTCCTTCTCCTGTGTAGCGGCAGCGAGGACAACGCCTTCGCtggcttcttctccttcttgctCGAACAACAAGCCCTTTGCCTCTCTCCACACAACTCGCTCTTTGGAGACTTCGAGGGTTCCCTTCCGTCTTGAAATCAGCTACGATCGCCGGTTCTCCGCCGAGCTGCGGTGGAAGCCATCGGCCGCCGCCCGATCAGGCTCG GTTGTAGCAACTACAAAACCGGAGCCTCTGAAGATTATGATATCAGGGGCTCCTGCGTCTGGCAAGGGAACACAATGTGAGCTCATCGAGAAGAAA TATGGGCTGGTGCATATTGCTGCGGGAGATTTGCTTAGGGCAGAAATTGGAGCTGGCACTGAGAATGGGAAGCGGGCCAAAGAATATATGGAGAAGGGAATGTTGGTTCCCTCTGAAATTGTTGTCATG ATGGTGAAAGAACGTCTTCTGCAACCAGACGCTCAAGAAAAAGGCTGGCTTCTAGATGGATACCCAAGAAGCTTATCTCAGGCAACTGCTCTGGAAGATCTCAGAATCCGACCTGACCTTTTCATTCTCCTGGAT atttCTGAAGACATACTTATTGAAAGAGTTGTTGGGAGAAGGCTTGATCCTGTGACTGGAAAAATATACCATTTGAAGTACTCTCCACCTGAGAATGAAGAAATTGCTGCAAGGCTTACCCAACGGTTTGATGACACAGAAGAAAAG GTAAAGTTGCGATTAAAGACCCATCATCTGAATGTTGAAGATGTCCTTTCAACATATAAAGACGTTATATtcaag
- the LOC103717161 gene encoding cyclin-B1-2-like isoform X1 → MASKSIEHDVAANHDILRLGLNGIKGDIVGYHPLESLRESTSRFWEEKKRTGLALTYGSAFNLRKDLDAQILSRFQRPPGSLPSSMLGFEALTGGLDDFGFEDYLNVPQDSETFIPPDAHHGMEVRLGISKGPVCPSRK, encoded by the exons atggCGTCCAAATCGATCGAACACGATGTGGCAGCGAACCATGACATCCTCCGTCTCGGATTGAACGGGATTAAAGGTGACATCGTTGGATATCACCCGCTCGAATCGCTTCGTGAATCC ACAAGTAGGTTTTGGGAGGAGAAGAAGCGGACTGGATTAGCTCTAACCTATGGATCGGCTTTTAATTTGAGGAAGGATCTTGATGCTCAGATCCTTTCGAG ATTCCAGAGGCCTCCGGGATCGCTACCATCGTCCATGCTTGGATTTGAGGCTCTCACTGGTGGCTTGGATGATTTTGGGTTTGAAGATTACCTGAATG TGCCACAAGATTCAGAAACCTTCATACCTCCAGACGCACACCATGGAATGGAAGTCCGCCTTGGTATTTCCAAGGGACCTGTTTGCCCAAGTCGCAAATAA